GGTTGGCTCGCCAGCCGATCTGTACTGCCTGACCTTCGAGCAAGTGTTAGCGCTGGAAGGCTTTGCTGAAGTGTCGAGTCGCAACCTGCTCAAAGCCATCGATGCCAGTCGTAGGCCGTCCCTGGCGCGCTTCATCTTTGCCTTGGGCATCCCAGATGTGGGCGAGGGCACTGCCAAGCTATTGGCACGAGCATTGGGTTCGCTCGACAGGATCAGCCGGGCGTTGCCGGACGTGCTGGTCTATCTGCCCGATATCGGTCTGGAAGTCGCGCACGAGATCCATAGCTTCTTCGAGGATGAGCATAACCAGCTCGTCATCGAGCAGCTGCGCGAGCGCAGCGTGCAGTTGCAGGAGGAGGGCGAAGTGCATCCTGAGTTTGCCGCCTGCGCAACCCTGGCTGGTCTGCTCGACAGACTCGACATTCCCTTCATCGCCAGTACGGGTGCCCAGCGTCTCGCTGACCGCTTCGGCAGTCTCGACGGCATCATCGAGGCCGACTGGTTGGACCTGCGCCAGGTCGAACGCCTCAATGAAAAGGCCGCCCGTGCGCTACGCGACTACTTTGACGATCCGGCCAACGCCGAGCGCGCCCGCGCCATCGAGGCCCAGCTCCGTGAGTTCGGAATGCACTGGCAGAGCGAACGAAAGGCGACGGAGGGACTTCCGTTGGCGGGCCAGACCTGGGTGCTCACCGGCACGCTGGAAAGCATGAGCCGCGACGAGGCGAAGGCAAAGCTGGAGGCCTTGGGTGCCAAGGTCTCGGGTTCCGTCTCGGCCAAGACCAGCGTGGTAGTTGCTGGGCCGGGCGCGGGTTCGAAGCTGGCCAAGGCCAACGAGCTGGGCCTTGTAGTAGCGGATGAGGAATCCTTCCTGCAACGGCTCGCTGAACTCGAGCACTAACTCAGTATCAGCTCCTCGGCTTCGCGCCGAGGTCGGCGCTCCCACACAAGCTCAGCCAGCGCAGGCGGTGTTTTTCTGCTTTTGTGGGAGCCGCGCCCCCGCGGCGAAAAGACCCGTCTTGCCAGCCCATACGCAAGGCTTCGCGCCGAGGTCGGCGCTCCCACACAAGCTCAGCCAGCGCAGGCGGTGTTTTTCTGCTTTTGTGGGAGCCGCGCCCCCGCGGCGAAAGGACCGTCCTGCCAGCGCAGGCGTAACGCTTCGCGCCGAGGTCGGCGCTCCCACACAAGCTCAGCCAGCGCAGGCGGCGGTTTTGTGCTTTGTGGGAGCCGCGCCCCCGCGGCGAAAGGACCGTCCTGCCAGCGCAGGCGTAACGCTTCGCGCCGAGGTCGGCGCTCCCACGCAAGCTCAGCCAGCGCAGGCGGTGTTTTTCTGCATTTGTGGGAGCCGCGCCCCCGCGGCGATAGGACCGTCCTGCCAGCCCATACGCAAGAGCTTCGCGCCGAGGTCGGCACTCCCACATTAAGCTCAGCCAGCGCAGGCGGCGCTTTTTGTGCTTTTGTGGAGCCGCGCCCCCGCGGCGAAAGGACCGTCCTGCCAGCACATACGCAAGGCCTCGCGCCGAAGTTGGCATGCTTGGAAATATCAAGGCAACGTCCGTGATTTTTTCTAAAGAAATTCCCCGCCTGTCCGAAAACCTTCGCAGGCGGGCTCGTTTGCTAGCGCGTTCGCCGGTGTCGTACAGGTTGTTCTCGGGGCTTGCAAAAAATTTCAAATGCCTCCTAAAGCTCACCGAAACGACGCCGATAAGCTAATCGAATGCGAACTCAATGGGTGCCTGGGCAAATAGCCGGCCCGGAGTCGCAAGCTCAGGCAACCAAAGTAACTAGCGCCCTTGGAGGCTCATCATGGCTCTCACAGTCAATACCAACGTAGCGTCCCTGAACACTCAGCGGAACCTCAGCAGTTCCTCGAACGCTCTCAGCACCTCTATGCAGCGTCTTTCCACAGGCAGCCGCATCAACAGCGCCAAAGATGACGCGGCCGGGCTGCAGATTTCCAACCGTCTGACCAGCCAGATCAATGGTCTGGGTGTTGCGGTACGCAACGCTAACGACGGTATCTCCCTGGCGCAGACCGCGGAAGGCGCCCTGCAGCAGTCCACCAACATTCTGCAACGTATGCGCGACCTTTCTCTGCAAGCTGCTAACGGCTCGAACGCCGGTACCGAACGTAGCGCTCTGCAGCAGGAAGTAACCCAACTGCAAAGCGAACTGACGCGGATTGCCGAAACCACAACCTTCGGTGGACGCAAGCTGCTCGATGGTTCGTTTGGCTCGTCCAACTTCCAGGTTGGCGCGAATGCCAACGAGACCATTTCTGTAGCGCTGGCGGGTGCTGGTGCGAATGCTATCGGTAGCTACCAGGTCAAAGGTGGCGGTTCGATCTTCGGAACGGCCGTCGATAGTGCCGCGGGTGCTAACGGTTCAGCTATCGGTGACCTGACCATCACCGGAAACGGCAAAACAGCTACTGCTACTGTTGCAGCAAACGCATCGGCGAAAGACTTTGCCTCCGCTGTCAACTCCACCACCAGCAGTACAGGCGTTTCCGCCACGGCGCGCACTGAGGCGATTCTAGGTGGCTTCAGTGTGGATGACGGTACTCAGCTGTCGTTTGATGTAACCGTAGGAACTCAGACTGTTAGTATCGCTGGTGCGACTTCGCTTAAGGATGTTTCTGATCAGATCAACTCCCAGGCGGGTAAATCTGGCCTGAATGCAGTGCTTGAAGGCGATAAGCTTCGTCTGACTAACGACAAGGGCGAAAATATCTCCATCGCGGCGGTAACCGGAGACGGCACCACGCCTGCGCTGACCATTGCCGGCGTAGCCGCTGACGGTACAGAGGGTACTGCCGACGACGCCACTGATGGTGCGGTTGTGACTGGAAACGTCACGGTAAACTCTGCATCCGGTTACGTAATGACCGCCGCAACGGACCTCACTGAGGCTCTGAGCTCTGGTGTAGGTACCTTGGCCTCGGTCGGCAGCATCGACATCTCTACCGCCTCAGGTGCGCAGGACGCTCTGGCAATCATCGATGGTGCGATTGCCAAGATCGACTCTCAGCGAGCTGACCTCGGTGGCGTGCAGAACCGTTTCGACAACACGATCGCCAACCTGCAAAGCATCTCTGAAAACGTCTCCGCCGCCCGCGGGCGTATTCAAGATACCGACTTTGCGGCTGAAACTGCCAACCTGAGCAAGAACCAGATTCTGCAGCAGGCTGGTACCGCGATCCTCGCCCAGGCCAAGCAGCTGCCGCAGGCAGTCTTGAGTCTGCTGCAGTAACCGGGCAGCGGCGTTGACGATGGAGGTAGGGCGGTGCTCTACCTCCATTGATTCATGAGGGTGAATCAATGGACATCGGAAAGATAGCTGGCAACACCGCATCGTCGATAGTGACTGGGTCGTCACCCAGCCTTCTCAAGGAGGCTGGGTTTTCTTCGTTGGACAAGCGTCAGGCACCGGAGAAGCAGGACGAGAAGAAAGGTCCAGAGAGCATGACCAACCTGGTCGAGCGGTTCCGTTCACAGGTGCAGAGCATTCAGCGTGATCTGAGCTTTAGCGTGGATGATTCGACTGGCGATGTAGTTGTTCAAGTCATCGATGGCAATTCAGGCAAGGTTGTTCGACAGATTCCATCTGAGGAGATCCTCCGGCTCACTGAGCGGTTGGATGAGATGCGCAGTTTGATGTTTGAGACCAAGGCATAAACGGCATGGTTTTTGTTTGTTTATGCTTAAGGTTTCGCAGGTAACATTTTCTTGACGGGGTATGGCTATGGCAGGCGTAACAGGCATCGGATCGGGGATCGACATCGACAGTATCGTCGCCAGCATGGTGACCGCTGAGCGTGCGCCCAAAGAAACGCAGCTTGCCAATCTCGAAAAGAAAACTACTACACGGATTACCGCTGTTGGCGCCCTCAGGGGGGCAATCAGCGAGTTCCAGACCGCGCTGGGCGCGTTGAACAAGCCCGCACTTTTTCAGGCTCGCTCCGCCACGTCGAGCAAGCCGGACATTCTTTCCGTGACTGCAGGTACAACCGCTGGGGCCGGTAGTTACAAGGTCGAAGTAAGTCAGCTCGCGGCGAGCAGCAAGGTGGCGCTACGTGCGATCGCGGATGACCCAGCTGCACCCGTGACCCTTGGGACGGGCAAGCTGACCGTCAGTGTTGGCAATAATGCCCTGCCGGCTATCGATGTGGATGCCAGCAACAATACGTTGGCAGGCATTCGCGACGCGATCAACAAAGCTGGCGCCGAGCAGGGCGTTACGGCGACCATAGTGACCGACGACGATGGCTCGCGCTTGGTATTGAGCAGTTCTACTACCGGGGCGCAGGAAGATATTACCGTCCAGATCGAGAATGCCACTGGCGACCTAGGAAAGCTTGCCTTTGCTGGGCCAGCCGACGCTACCAATGACGCCGGAGCGCCTAAGGTGCTTGCTACCGCCGCCTCTGCCTCCTTGACCATCGACGGTCTGCCAGTCACAAGCAAATCGAATAAGTTGAGCAATGCCATCGAGGGGGTGACACTCAATCTCCTGACGAAAACTGAGCCGAATACACCGCTCACGGTGACGGTGGGTCTGGATAAAGGCGGAGTTAAAACCCAGGTTCAGTCCTTTGTTGATGCTTACAATAAGCTGATCGGCGTCATCAACGCCCAGACCAAGGTCACCTCTGTAGGGGATGGCAAGGCGCCTGTTACGGGTGCGCTAGTCGGCGATGCGACGGCTCGTACGCTGCTCGGCACTATCCGAAACGAGCTGATTAACGTCCAGGGTGACGGAAACATACGGGCCCTCACCGATATTGGAATTACCACTCAGAAAGACGGCACCTTGACGGTCGATAGCAAGAAGCTCGACAAAGCGCTGGCTGATAATTTCGAGCAGTTATCAGGGTTGTTTACCGGAGAGACCGGACTGGCGACACGTCTCGATGCCAAACTCAAGCCCTATACCGAAACCGGTGGCATTCTCGAGCAGCGCAACAAGCAGATGACCGAGACCATTGCAGGCATCGACAAGCAGAAGGAAGACCTTAACCGGCGCCTCACCTCACTACAGGAACGACTTTACAAGCAGTTCAATGCGATGGATTTGCTGGTGGGGCAGTTGTCCAACACCTCCTCGAGCTTGCTGGCATCCCTTGAGAATTTGCCGTGGGCGGCTAGCAATTCGAAGAGGTAGGTCCTGCTTCTAATGAATCAAACCGCCGGCTAGGCGGTTTTTTCATTTAAAGCCTGACATTGCTATCAAGCTTGAGCGCGTTCGACCGATAAGCTTTACATGCAAACTGATGTGGCAAGGGGCTCATCCAAATGTACGCAATGTCAGCAATGAAGCAGTATCAGCAGGTCGGCGTTAAGGTTCAGGTCAACGAGGCCGATCCTCACCAGTTGATCCAGATGCTGATGCAAGGTGGCCTGGATCGTATCGCGCAGGCAAAAGGGGCTATGGAGCGCGAAGAATTCGCGGAAAAAGGCGTCTTGATTGGCAAGGCTATCAATATCATCGGCGGGCTGCGCGATTCGCTCGATAAGAGCGTTGGCGGTGAGCTGGCGGAAAACCTCGACAGCCTCTATGAATACATGACGATGCGCCTGTTCGAGGCCAGCCGCCATAACGATGTTGACAAGCTCAACGAAGTGGGCAGATTGCTAGCCGAGATCAAGTCGGCCTGGGATCAGATCGCACCCAAGGCTTGACTCGGTCATCTTCTCAGCAGAACACCGTCAGCGCATCGTACCCATCTGTTTTATAGAGGACCGACATGCCATCAAGCAAAGAAGCGTTCGCTACGCTGACTGGCAAACTGCGCGATGCGTTGGCGGCAAACGATTGGGAGGCCATCGCGCGGCTGGACGATGAATGCCGTGCGCAAATGGCGACATTGAACGGCGCTGAAGCTCTGGATGTCGGGTTGCGTGAGCAACTTGCAGAGCTATCGCAGTTATACCTCGAGCTTCAGCAGTCCGGTCGAGCGGAGCGGGAACGCTTAGCTGCCGAGTTGATTCGCTTGAACCAATCGAAGCAGGTGAGGCAAGCCTACGAGCCGCTGGGATAAGCCATTCACACGGCCGTCGGGGTTGCGGTCTCTCTAGCCGCTTCGCAATTTCCTCTGACGTTTCTTGTTGAATGCCTGCTTGCACGACTGGCTTCTCGCTCCCCTGGGGGTGAACGGTACTCCCATCCACCCTCAGGCTGCAGCACAACGAAAGGCTTCGTCGCGTTTAGCGATACTCGCAAAGATAGGCGGTATCGGTCGCGACCTTGAGCTGAAACTTGCTGTTGGCCGGCACGGTGAACTGGCTCCCTGTGCCGAACGTCTGGTAGTTCTCGCTTCCGGGCAGCTTAACGTCCAGGCTGCCTGCCACCACATGCATGACCTCCAGCTGATTGGTGCCGAATTCATAGTCGCCGGGCGCCATGACGCCGATTGTGGCCGGGCCTGCGGCCATGTCGAACGCGATGGATTTGACGGTGCCGTCGAAGTATTCGTTGACCTTGAACATTCGCAACTCTCGGTGAAGAAAATGGGCGGCCAGTATGCCGAAGCGGCGTAGTGGCGTCATCTGATCAGCTATCCAAAAAGCGGCACTTTCCTTTCGGTCCGCGCTGCGCTCACGACCGAAAAATGAAGTACACCGCGCCCAGCAGGCAGAGTCCGGCCCATAGGTAGTCGAGCTTCATCGGTTGCTGCATGTACAGCACGCTGAAGGGAAGGAATATGCCGAGCGTGATCACCTCTTGCATGATCTTCAGTTGTCCGATCGAGAGCTCCGTATAGCCGATTCGGTTGGCTGGCACCATGATCAAATATTCGAACAAGGCAATACCCCAGCTGACGAGGGCGGCTATCAGCCATGGCTTGGTCCCGAGTGTCTTCAGGTGGCCGTACCAGGCAAAGGTCATGAAAAGGTTGGAAATACAAAGCAGGGCAGCGGTCTGAAGCCAGATGGGCATGGGCGTACTCCGGGGCGATGGCGGATCCTATGGCCCTGCACATGGCTTCGCAAGTGCTCTAAGTCAGGTCTCGCGGTGCTAGTGCGTTTTGCGTGAGCAGCCATTATTATCGCCGCCCGTTTTTTCATCTCGGATGTTTGAAATGGATTGTCGTCCTGGTTGTGGCGCGTGTTGCATTGCCCCGTCGATCAGCTCCCCGATTCCCGGCATGCCTTTCGGAAAGCCAGCCGGCGAGCGTTGCATGCATCTCTCCGAGCAAAATCTTTGCGGGTTGTTTGGTCTGTCAACGCGTCCGGCAGTCTGTGCTGCGTTCCAGGCTGATCATGCGGTTTGTGGTGAGAGTCGGCAGGACGCGATCCGCCTGCTTGGCTGGCTTGAGCAGGCGACGGGATAACTAACCAGTGCGACTGTGGGAGCGCCGACCTCGGCGCGAAGCTTTTTGTCAGAGACGCGCGCCATACCAGCACGGCGGACCTAAGGCGGAATCTTGCTCCTGACCTGGCGATACTTGCTAATGGCAGCCGAGGATCATTCGCCAAGCTATCGCCTGCCCGGACGGCCGCCGAAACAGTTGCTGACAGGAGGATTGACCAGGGCGAGGAGGGATACGAAAAGGCCGCCCAGTTGGGCGGCCTTTTGTCATTTCCGGCTAAGGAATCAGCGTGGCAGGTCGCGCTGTGGGTGGCCGGTGTACAGCTGGCGTGGGCGGCCGATCTTCTGGCCCATCGCGATCATTTCCTTCCAGTGGGAGATCCAGCCGACAGTACGCGCCAGGGCGAAGATCACGGTGAACATACTGGTCGGTATGCCGATGGCCTTGAGGATGATGCCCGAGTAGAAGTCGACGTTCGGGTACAGGTTGCGCTCGGCGAAGTAGGGGTCGTTCAGCGCGATTTCTTCAAGCTTCATCGCCAGCTCAAGCTGCGGGTCGTTGATGCCCAGCTCGCCGAGGACTTCGTCGCAGGTCTGCTTCATCACCTTGGCGCGCGGGTCGAAGTTCTTGTAGACGCGATGCCCGAAGCCCATCAGTTTGAACGGATCGTTCTTATCCTTGGCCTTGGCCAGGAATTTCTCGATGTTCGATACGTCGCCGATTTCGTCCAGCATTGTCAGAACGGCTTCGTTCGCACCGCCGTGTGCTGGTCCCCAAAGCGCTGCGATACCGGCAGCGATACAGGCGAAGGGGTTGGCGCCAGTGGAGCCTGCCAGGCGAACGGTGGAGGTGGAGGCGTTCTGTTCGTGGTCCGCGTGGAGAATGAAGATACGGTCCATCGCCTTGGCCAGCACCGGGCTGATCGGCTTCACTTCACATGGCGTGTTGAACATCATGTGCAGGAAGTTTTCCGCGTAGTTCAGGTCGTTACGCGGATACATCATGGGCTGGCCCATGGAGTACTTGTAGACCATCGCCGCGAGGGTTGGCATTTTGGCAACCAGGCGCACGGCCGAGATCTCGCGGTGGTGCGGATCGTTGATGTCCAGCGAGTCGTGGTAGAAGGCCGAGAGCGCGCCGACGACGCCGCACATGATGGCCATCGGGTGCGCATCGCGGCGGAAGCCGTTGAGGAATGACTTGAGCTGCTCGTGAACCATGGTGTGGTTCTTCACGGTGCTGATGAACTTCGCCTTTTCTTCGGCGGTTGGCAGCTCACCATTCAGCAGGAGGTAGCAGGTCTCGAGATAATCGGCTTTTTCCGCCAGTTGCTCGATGGGGTAGCCGCGGTGCAGCAGAATGCCCTTGTCACCGTCGATGTAGGTGATCTTGGATTCGCAAGAGGCGGTCGACATGAAGCCGGGATCGAACGTGAAGCGACCCGTGGAGGTCAAGCCCCGAACATCGATTACGTCAGGCCCTACGGTGCCGGTTAAAACGGGCAGTTCGATGGCGTCTGCGCCTTCGATGATCAACTGCGCTTTGTTGTCAGCCATGTATGGCCTCCTGTTTTATGCTTGGAATCATCATGGCCCCCCACGCAGGGCCCGCATCACTATAGTGAGATAAATCTCAAAGTCAATTTGCGCGGGCGCCCCGCAGCAGAGGGGGTTTAGGGGTGAATTCGCAACACAGAAACGCTTATTTACGGCATTTGTAACCGGGGGCGCCATGCGCCTTTAGTGGCACTTCACCACATTGTCATTAGCGACCTAACTGTTTATACTCGGCGACCGACCGGCAGGGGCCTTACAGGCAGTTTCCTGTGGGTTGTCACTCGTGGGTGGCGGGTACCGCTGCGTACTCTTCCCAACAACTTTGCCCTGCGTATTAGGGGCTCTCAAGTGTGAAAAAAAGCCGTGAAAAGCCAACGACCTGTAAACCTAGATCTTAGGACTATAAAACTCCCTATCACTGCTTACACCTCGATCCTCCACCGCATATCCGGCGTGATCCTGTTTGTAGGCGTGGCCATTCTGTTGCTTGCGCTGGATGCATCGCTTTCTTCTGCCGAAGGCTTCGAAGACGTGAAGGCGTACCTCAATAGCCCCCTGGCCAAGCTGGTGATCTGGGTGCTGCTGTCTGCATTGCTGTACCACCTGGTGGCCGGTGTACGTCACCTGATCATGGATTCGGGCCATGGCGAGACGCTGGAAGGCGGCAAGCTGGGCTCGAAAATCGTTCTGGCCGTCTCGGCGGTGCTGATCGTTCTGGCGGGAGTGTGGATATGGTAACTAATGTCACGAACTTCTCGCGTTCGGGTCTTTATGACTGGATGGCTCAGCGCGTTTCGGCAGTGGTGCTCGCGGCTTATTTTCTGTTTCTGATCGGATACCTGGTCGCAAATCCAGGGCTGGACTACGCCCAGTGGCAGGGGTTGTTCTCCTCCACCTGGATGCGCATCTTCAGTCTTCTGGCGCTCGTCGCGCTGAGCGTGCATGCATGGGTTGGTATGTGGACGATCTCCACTGACTACCTGACCAACATGGCGATCGGTAAGTGGGCTACCGGTGTGCGTTTCCTCTTCCAGGCAGTGTGTGGCATCGCCATGTTCACATTCTTCGTCTGGGGTGTGCAGATTCTTTGGGGTATCTGATCCATGGCTAGCATTCGTACTCTTTCATATGACGCCATCATCATCGGTGGTGGCGGCGCAGGCATGCGTGCCGCGCTGCAGTTGGCCCAGGGCGGCCATAAAACGGCAGTGGTTACCAAGGTCTTCCCGACGCGCTCGCACACCGTATCGGCCCAGGGTGGCATCACCTGCGCGATCGCTTCGGCTGACCCGAACGATGATTGGCGCTGGCACATGTATGACACCGTAAAGGGCTCCGACTACATTGGTGACCAGGACGCGATCGAATACATGTGCTCCGTTGGGCCGGAAGCGGTCTTCGAGCTCGAGCACATGGGCCTGCCGTTCTCCCGTACCGAGCAAGGTCGCATCTACCAGCGTCCGTTCGGCGGCCAGTCCAAGGACTACGGCAAAGGCGGGCAAGCCGCTCGTACTTGTGCGGCCGCCGACCGTACCGGTCATGCGCTGCTGCATACCCTTTATCAGGCCAACCTGAAGGCAGGCACGTCCTTCCTCAATGAATGGTATGGCGTGGATCTGGTGAAGAATCAGGATGGTGCCATCGTCGGTATCATCGCGATCTGCATCGAAAACGGGGAAACCGTCTACATCCGCTCCAAGGCGGTGGTCCTGGCGACCGGTGGTGCAGGCCGGATCTATGCATCCACCACCAACGCCCTGATCAACACCGGTGACGGTATCGGCATGGCGCTGCGTGCGGGCGTGCCGGTCCAGGACATCGAGATGTGGCAGTTCCACCCGACCGGTATTGCCGGTGCCGGTGTGCTGGTCACCGAAGGTTGCCGCGGCGAGGGCGGTTACCTGATCAACAAGCACGGCGAGCGTTTCATGGAGCGCTACGCGCCGAATGCGAAGGACTTGGCTGGCCGTGACGTGGTTGCTCGTTCCATGGTCAAGGAAATCCTGGCTGGCAACGGCTGTGGTCCGGATGGCGACCACGTCATGTTGAAGCTCGATCACCTGGGCGAAGAAGTACTGCATAGCCGCTTGCCGGGTATCTGCGAGCTGTCGAAGACCTTCGCGCACGTCGATCCGGTCACGGCTCCGGTTCCTGTTGTGCCGACCTGTCACTACATGATGGGTGGTGTCGCCACCAACATCCATGGTCAGGCGATCACCCAGGACGCCAATGGCAACGACAAGATCATCGAAGGCCTGTTCGCGGTAGGTGAAGTGGCTTGCGTATCCGTCCACGGTGCCAACCGTCTTGGCGGCAACTCGCTGCTGGATCTGGTGGTCTTCGGTCGCGCGGCTGGTTTGCATCTCGAGAAGGCGCTGAAAGACGGTATCGAGCATCGCGGTGCGACCGAAACCGATCTGGACGTCGCGCTGAACCGCCTGTCCAGCTTGAACGAACGTACAACTGGCGAAGACGTTGCCTCGTTGCGCAAAGAGCTGCAGAGCTGCATGCAGAACTATTTCGGCGTGTTCCGCACAGGCGAGTACATGCAGAAAGGCATCGCGCAGCTTGCTGATCTGCGTCAGCGCATCGCTGCCGTCAAGATCTCCGACAAGAGCCAGGCGTTCAATACCGCACGTATCGAAGCGCTGGAGCTGCAGAACCTGCTCGAGGTTGCTGAGGCGACTGCCATCGCTGCGGAAACTCGCAAGGAATCGCGCGGCGCGCATGCCCGCGAAGACTTTGAAGAGCGTGATGACGAGAACTGGCTGTGCCACACCCTGTACTTCCCGGGTGAGAAGCGCGTAGCCAAGCGTGCCGTGAACTTCTCTCCGAAGACAGTTCCGACTTTCGAACCCAAGGTCCGGACTTACTGAGGTCGCCGATATGTTGCAAGTGAGCGTTTATCGCTACAACCCGGATAAAGACGAAAAGCCGTACATGCAGGATTTTCAGGTCAATACCGATGGTAAGGACCTGATGGTGCTGGACGTTCTGGCGCTCATCAAGGAGCAGGACGAGGGCTTCTCCTATCGTCGCTCCTGCCGTGAGGGTGTGTGCGGTTCCGACGGCATGAACCTGAATGGCAAGAATGGCCTGGCCTGCATCACGCCGCTGTCGTCCGTGGTCAAGGGCAACAAGCTGGTGGTTCGTCCGCTGCCTGGTTTGCCTGTCATTCGTGACTTGGCCGTGGATATGGGCATCTTCTATAAGCAGTACGAGAAGGTTCGGCCTTACCTGATGAACGATACGCCGGCACCGGCTATCGAACGTCTGCAAAGCCCGGAAGACCGCGAGAAGCTGGATGGTCTGTACGAGTGCATCCTCTGTGCTTGCTGCTCGACCAGCTGCCCGTCCTTCTGGTGGAACCCTGACAAGTTCCTCGGTCCGGCCGCACTGCTGCAGGCCTATCGGTTCCTGGCTGACAGCCGTGATACCGAGACCGAGAGCCGTCTGGCGTCGCTGGATGATCCGTTCAGCGTATTCCGCTGCCGCGGCATCATGAACTGCGTCAGCGTTTGCCCCAAAGGGTTGAACCCGACCAAGGCGATTGGTCACGTGCGCAACATGTTGCTGCAGAGTGCAACCTGATGAGCAGGGGCCTGTAACTATTTGCGTAATTGCAGGTCCGTAATGCTTCACCGCGACACCTTCGGCGCCGGAGTTCAAACTCGGCGCCGAAGTTTTAGCAGGAATCTCAGCCCACAAAGCCGGATTCCGCTCTGAAAATTTGTTGACCAGCAGGAGCATCCGGGGTGGTTCTCGGAAACTATCTGCGCGGTCCGTAGTGGCTTTACCTGGGTCGCTGCTTCAGAACTTGGGAAGTCATGCTGCGGTCTCCACGCTGGTGGTGTCTCCTTATCGAAGGTGACCAGACATGCAAGAAAGCGTAATGCAGCGCATGTGGGACAGTGCCCACCTATCCGGTGGTAACGCTGCCTATGTGGAAGAGCTTTATGAGCTCTACCTGCACGATCCCAACGCTGTGCCCGAAGAGTGGCGCACCTACTTCCAGAAGCTGCCCGTCAGTGGCGGCGCCGCGGCTGACGTATCGCATTCGACTATTCGCGATCATTTCGTCCTGCTGGCCAAGAACCAGCGGCGCGCCCAGCCGGTTTCGGCAGGTAGCGTAAGCAGTGAGCACGAGAAGAAGCAGGTCGAAGTTCTGCGTCTGATCCAGGCGTACCGGATGCGTGGCCATCAGGCTGCCCAGCTCGACCCGCTCGGGTTGCAGCAGCGTCCGGTTCCGGCCGATCTGGCCATCAATAACTATGGTCTGACCGATGCCGACCTGGATACGGTTTTCCGTACCGGCGATCTTGCCATGGGCAAAGATCAGGCAACCTTGCGTGAAATTCACCAGGCGCTGCAAGAGACGTATTGCCGCACCATCGGTGCCGAATTCACCCATATCGTCGATTCCGATCAGCGCAACTGGTTCATCCAGCGTCTGGAAAGCGTTCGTGGCCGTCCGGCGTTCTCGGGCGAAATCAAGTGCCACCTGCTCGAGCGTCTGACGGCTGCCGAGGGCCTGGAAAAGTACCTGGGCACCAAGTATCCGGGTACCAAGCGTTTCGGTCTGGAAGGCGGCGAGAGCCTGATTCCGCTGCTCGATGAGATCGTCCAGCGTTCCGGCTCTTACGGTGCCAAGGAAATCGTCATCGGCATGGCGCACCGCGGTCGTCTGAACGTGCTGGTCAACACCTTCGGCAAGAATCCGCGTGACCTCTTCGACGAATTCGAAGGCAAGAAG
This DNA window, taken from Stutzerimonas stutzeri, encodes the following:
- a CDS encoding flagellin gives rise to the protein MALTVNTNVASLNTQRNLSSSSNALSTSMQRLSTGSRINSAKDDAAGLQISNRLTSQINGLGVAVRNANDGISLAQTAEGALQQSTNILQRMRDLSLQAANGSNAGTERSALQQEVTQLQSELTRIAETTTFGGRKLLDGSFGSSNFQVGANANETISVALAGAGANAIGSYQVKGGGSIFGTAVDSAAGANGSAIGDLTITGNGKTATATVAANASAKDFASAVNSTTSSTGVSATARTEAILGGFSVDDGTQLSFDVTVGTQTVSIAGATSLKDVSDQINSQAGKSGLNAVLEGDKLRLTNDKGENISIAAVTGDGTTPALTIAGVAADGTEGTADDATDGAVVTGNVTVNSASGYVMTAATDLTEALSSGVGTLASVGSIDISTASGAQDALAIIDGAIAKIDSQRADLGGVQNRFDNTIANLQSISENVSAARGRIQDTDFAAETANLSKNQILQQAGTAILAQAKQLPQAVLSLLQ
- a CDS encoding flagellar protein FlaG, whose product is MDIGKIAGNTASSIVTGSSPSLLKEAGFSSLDKRQAPEKQDEKKGPESMTNLVERFRSQVQSIQRDLSFSVDDSTGDVVVQVIDGNSGKVVRQIPSEEILRLTERLDEMRSLMFETKA
- the fliD gene encoding flagellar filament capping protein FliD, producing MAGVTGIGSGIDIDSIVASMVTAERAPKETQLANLEKKTTTRITAVGALRGAISEFQTALGALNKPALFQARSATSSKPDILSVTAGTTAGAGSYKVEVSQLAASSKVALRAIADDPAAPVTLGTGKLTVSVGNNALPAIDVDASNNTLAGIRDAINKAGAEQGVTATIVTDDDGSRLVLSSSTTGAQEDITVQIENATGDLGKLAFAGPADATNDAGAPKVLATAASASLTIDGLPVTSKSNKLSNAIEGVTLNLLTKTEPNTPLTVTVGLDKGGVKTQVQSFVDAYNKLIGVINAQTKVTSVGDGKAPVTGALVGDATARTLLGTIRNELINVQGDGNIRALTDIGITTQKDGTLTVDSKKLDKALADNFEQLSGLFTGETGLATRLDAKLKPYTETGGILEQRNKQMTETIAGIDKQKEDLNRRLTSLQERLYKQFNAMDLLVGQLSNTSSSLLASLENLPWAASNSKR
- the fliS gene encoding flagellar export chaperone FliS gives rise to the protein MYAMSAMKQYQQVGVKVQVNEADPHQLIQMLMQGGLDRIAQAKGAMEREEFAEKGVLIGKAINIIGGLRDSLDKSVGGELAENLDSLYEYMTMRLFEASRHNDVDKLNEVGRLLAEIKSAWDQIAPKA
- a CDS encoding flagellar protein FliT, translating into MPSSKEAFATLTGKLRDALAANDWEAIARLDDECRAQMATLNGAEALDVGLREQLAELSQLYLELQQSGRAERERLAAELIRLNQSKQVRQAYEPLG
- a CDS encoding pyrimidine/purine nucleoside phosphorylase, whose protein sequence is MFKVNEYFDGTVKSIAFDMAAGPATIGVMAPGDYEFGTNQLEVMHVVAGSLDVKLPGSENYQTFGTGSQFTVPANSKFQLKVATDTAYLCEYR
- a CDS encoding DMT family protein — its product is MPIWLQTAALLCISNLFMTFAWYGHLKTLGTKPWLIAALVSWGIALFEYLIMVPANRIGYTELSIGQLKIMQEVITLGIFLPFSVLYMQQPMKLDYLWAGLCLLGAVYFIFRS
- a CDS encoding YkgJ family cysteine cluster protein, producing MDCRPGCGACCIAPSISSPIPGMPFGKPAGERCMHLSEQNLCGLFGLSTRPAVCAAFQADHAVCGESRQDAIRLLGWLEQATG
- the gltA gene encoding citrate synthase, with translation MADNKAQLIIEGADAIELPVLTGTVGPDVIDVRGLTSTGRFTFDPGFMSTASCESKITYIDGDKGILLHRGYPIEQLAEKADYLETCYLLLNGELPTAEEKAKFISTVKNHTMVHEQLKSFLNGFRRDAHPMAIMCGVVGALSAFYHDSLDINDPHHREISAVRLVAKMPTLAAMVYKYSMGQPMMYPRNDLNYAENFLHMMFNTPCEVKPISPVLAKAMDRIFILHADHEQNASTSTVRLAGSTGANPFACIAAGIAALWGPAHGGANEAVLTMLDEIGDVSNIEKFLAKAKDKNDPFKLMGFGHRVYKNFDPRAKVMKQTCDEVLGELGINDPQLELAMKLEEIALNDPYFAERNLYPNVDFYSGIILKAIGIPTSMFTVIFALARTVGWISHWKEMIAMGQKIGRPRQLYTGHPQRDLPR